Part of the Candidatus Omnitrophota bacterium genome is shown below.
CCGTCCCTCAATGAAAGGCCGTTAGCAGGCGACTCGAGCGTGACGGTCGGGTTCATATAACCGGGCAGCCCGAAGAACGAATCCCGGTCCAGCAGCCCGCCGCCAAGTCCGGCAAGCATCTGCCATTGGTCCATGGTCCTGCCGTCCTCATAATAGACAGGATCACCGTTCGCGTCTACCCCGTACTGATAGTATCCCCTGAATAGGTAAGGCGTGGAAGGGTTATACCAGTAATTACCGCCGGATATGAGAGTGTCTATAAAATGCTTCCAGAAGGTCCCCTTTGCCATGTCTCCTTCCAGCAGGTAGTTCCCTTCCCCGGCAATGGTATTATTTGTGAGGGTCCAGAACTCCGGGCGCAGGTTAAGGAAGGCGCCGGTCTCATGATCGGGAGTGAAGTTATCCTCTCCGTCCGGCTCCTGGCCGGCTATCACGATCTGGGACCCGATGTTATCGCAGATCTCATTATTTTCCAGCGTGACGTTACGGGAGTAGGTTGAATATACGCCGTATCTCTCATTGGATCTTATGGCGCAGTTCCTTATGATAAAAGGCCCCTGGCTCCTCTCCATTATGATGCCGCTCAGGTAGTTATCCCTCAACTCGGAATTTTCTACCAGGATGTCCTTATTGTCCGAATCGAACCACAGCCCGCATGACCGGTTGCCTATCGTCTTATATCGCGTGAACGTCATGTTCCGTGTGAACATGAACTTCTGCCCGACCGCCCAGTCATAGAAATCGCCCCATGCCGCCCGCCAGGCATTGTACGAGGATTCGCTCTCTTCGATACGGACAAAGTCCGCGCGCCAGCCGCATAATCCGCTCCCCCCGTTATAGTTTGCTATGACCCCCTTCACCGTGATGTCGCTGCTTTCACCGACCCATGTCGAATGGCGTATGCCCCCTATCCAGAGGCCGTTCCAGTTGTTCCACAGGAATTTACAGTTTTCGATGACGATATTGCCCGACTCCTGTATCTTCACGGCGGACTCTTCGACGATGCTGTTAAAATGCGTAAAGGTGAAACCGTTCAGGATGACATTTATCGCGGAGTCGGAGCTGAATCCCACATTACGCGTAGAGACATCGATAACCGCCGTTCCTATATCGGTAGTTTGTGGAAGACGGATGTAAGCGATGTCGTTCTCTTCATCGATATAGAAGGTCTCCTCCTTCAATTCTTCGCTGGCGAGGACCTGGGTAAGGAGTGAACCGTTAACGAATATCATCTCCCTCCGCCTGACTATCGGCGCCATGGAAATATAATACGGCGACCCGGCCCAGATGTCGGCGGAAAGGCCCCAGTCGTACGGCCACGGGTGGCTGTATATCCCGTTACCCTGTCCGGTCCAGCCGTCCCAAACGTCCGAACCCGATATTATGACTTCCCCGTTTGCCTCGATGCTGATAGAAGGGTATTGGTCGTAGAACGCCCGGCGTTCCTGGATGGTATTGGTGTGCGTGATAAAATTGAGCGGGTCAAATGAGGCATCGAGGCGCATCGTCTCTCTGTATGTCCCGGCGGCGATGATCACCCGTGTGTCGGTATTATTAGCCTGGTTGACGATGGCCTGCGCGAGGGCCTTGTTTATCGTCTTCCACGCGGCGTCCGTAGATGTGCCGCTATTCAGATCGTTGCCCGATGCGCCATCGACATAGTAGACGACCCGGTCGAACGCTTCGGCCGGCCCGACGGTGATCAGATAAAAAGCGAGGAGCGTGAACGCAACGAACTTTACCCTGTACATAGATATCCCCATGGCCCACTTAGTTAACAATATTAGTAAGTGTAGTCAAAAAAAGCCCTTATAATATCCCTATAGAGCTTCATATAGAGTATGCCACATAATTACCTCAATGAAAAGCGGCCATATCCTGCTTTTTCATTTCTTACATTATTATTGTTGACTAAATCTGACTTTTGAGATATATTTGGAGTGGCCACGAAAGGAGTGGCGTATGGTAATGGTCATCCTAAATGTGCAACGACAATAAGCAACCCGGGGGAAGGGGTTGCTTTTTTTAATGGGAGTTCTATATGGATAGGCATATCTGTATGTTCTATGAGACAGAAAAAGACCTGTGTCAGATAGCGGCATCTTTTTTCAGGACGGGAGTAGAGAATAATGAGTTGTGCGTCTGGGTCGTCCCGCCGTATATGGGGATCGAAGGCGCGAAGAAGTCCCTCGGCGCAGAGATAGAGGACCTCGACGCCCATATACGGAAAGGCCGGATGAAATTCATGAATTCGACCGATGTCTATAACGGCCCGGACGGAATCTCTCCGGATAAGCTCCTGGACGGACTTACCAGAATGGAACGAGATGCCCTGGAGAAGGGGTTCTCCGCCCTGCGTATCAGCGGGGACGCCTCCTGGCTCCCGGAAGTGAACTGGGAAAAGTTCGTCGATTATGAGCGGAGGGTGAACGAACTTTTAAAGGAAAAGAAGATCACCGCGCTCTGCACATTTCCCATGCAAAAGTTGGATCTGCACAATATCTTCACCATGAAACTCTACCACGGGGTCACCATCACGAACCAATCCGGCCATATCGAGTATTCCAAGAACTATTAAGAAGAGGGGGGGCGTATGACGATGAACATGATCCTGGGAAGGCGCGCTAAGATGACGATAGCCTTTTTGGCCGCGGCCCTTACAGCCCTTACGACCCTTACGCTTTTGAGCTTCGCCGCCGATAAGGACGAAGAGAAAGAGAACCCCAATATAGCATTGACGATCTCCCAGAGGCCTTACCAGGAGTTTGCCATAAAGCTGAAGGCGAACCACTCGAGGGGCTACAAGTGGGTGCTCGATAAGAATTTCGACAGAAAGCTCCTGGAACCGCTCGGCACCGAATTCGTCAGGCCGAAGGGCGGGATGGAGGGCGCTGACGGCACGGAGGTCTGGAGCTTCAGGGCGCTGGGCGAAGGGGAGACGGTCCTCTCCTTTAAATTTGCCAAACCGTCGCAAAAGGAGCTCCCCGCGACCAAGACGGCCGTATATACCGTGAAGGTGAAGACCCCTGCCCCGCAATAGTACATCTCTGTCCACTTAGCTGTACATATCCCCTGTCATAGTCTGTCATACTTCGTATCCCATCATATTGGTATCCAATAAGTTACAAGACGCATCCATTGTATTTAATATGGCACAAAAATTGCTTATATTAGTGGTGTAAGAAATTTTTGTCTGTATATGATCATAAAGGAGGGAGTATATGAATATCAGGGGAATGGCGGTTGCGGTATTTCTTATCGCTGCAATGATATTAGGTAGCCACGCCGCAGAGGCGTCGGTGCTCGATTTTGAGACGGGCTCACAGTCGGGCGAGACCGTGATCTTCAACAACCAGGGGTACGGCGGGTTCACCTGGGACGAGAATTTTTACTTCATTAACGAAAGCGGTTTTTACGGCAACGACCCGATAAATTTCCCTTCTTACGACCATGCCGTCTATAACGGTAACGGCATCCTCGTCTCAACCGTCACCCGGAGCTCAAACTTCGATTTTATAGGGGCTTCTTTCATACCGTGGCTTTCCCAGAACCAGATCTACGACTATTCTTCGACGACGATAACGATGAAAGGGTATAACGGCAGCGACCTGGTAGGCGAGGTCACGCATTCGCTCACCGACAGCTTCGTCTATTGCGCCGCGAATTTCTCCGGCATCGACAGGCTGGAATTCATCGCGACCGAAAATCCGGCACCGCATGCCCCTTTGTATGAGAACGAGCGGTGGTGGCTGATGGACGACTTCACTTACACCGCGTATGACACGGGCGGCGATGTCGTTCCCGAACCCGCGACGATGGCCCTCTTCGGCATCGGCGGCGCGGTAGCTGCATTCATAAGGAAGAAGAAGAGAGTATAATTTTTTATCGGGGATCGTAACCGAAAAGGAGATGGTATGAAGAAGGGACTTATCGTTATCGGTTTGATAGTGTCGGTGATCTTATCCGTTGGCCCGGCCAAAGCCGCGGTTATCGTCGATACCGGCAGCGTATCCGATCCGCTGAACGGCGGCCCGATCCTGGTGGGCAATGTCCCCGGCTATAGCTATTTTCAATGGTTAGCCGGTAAATTCACGCTCGGCCAGACCTATACGGTGACGGATATCCAGGGCTGGATCTCGACCGGTTATTCCAACAGCCTGGCATCCAAACTGACGCTGGTCGTCTACGGCGACGGCGGGACGGTCCCGAATAAGAGCAATGAGCTCTATAGCGGCCTCTTTGACCTGCCGGGGACTACGACAATAGCGCACAACTGGTATGGCGTGAGCGGGTTGAGCCTTACGCTCGGGCCCGGGTCATACTGGGCGGCCTTTGAGACGAGGCAGGGATATATGTATGACGGGTATATGCAGCATCCCGTGCCGAACCCGCTTTCGGGTTATGCGGTCGCATATCCCAGCTACCCCAATTATAATTCATACGCGAACGCGAATTTCGGTCTGAAGGTCCAGGGTGTTCCGGGTCAAAGTCCGGTCGTCCCTGAGCCCGCCACTATGGCGCTCTTCGGGATAGGCGGCGCGGCGGCGGCATTTATGAAGAGGCAAAAGAGAACGTAATAGAGACCGCTTAGTAATTTTCACACCGGCCCTCGATTCCTTCGGGGGCCGTTTTTTATTATAAAGCCTCTCTTGCCGATTAGAGGGATTGGAGCTATAATAGCGTCTGAAAATATGAGACCATATATAGATAAGGTGACGGCGGAAGACCATCTCCCCGAAGACCTTGAGATGAACGATGAATTCAAGTCGGCATTCAATATCATGGAGAATACCCGGCAGTGCATCTTCATCACGGGCAAGGCCGGCACCGGCAAATCGACGCTCCTGAGGTATTTCAAGGCCCATACGGGCAAGAAGATAATCGTCCTTGCCCCGACGGGCGTAGCGGCCATCAATGTGAGCGGGCAGACGATCCACTCCTTCTTCCGGCTGCCCCCGAAGATAATCCACAAGGATACCATAAAGCGCCTCAGGGACAGGACCCTCATCGAGAATCTCGACATGGTGATAATAGACGAGGTCTCAATGGTGCGGGCGGACGTCATGGACGGTATCGACTACGCGCTGCGCTTGAACCGCGGCAGGATGAAGGACCCGTTCGGCGGGGTCCAGATGGTATTTTTCGGGGACCTCTTCCAGCTCTCGCCCGTGGTCGAAGACGAAGCTAAGGAAGTGATGGGGGAGCTCTACCCGAGCCCTTATTTCTTCAGCGCCAGGGCCTTCGACGACCTCTATATACGCCTCATCGAGCTGTCGTCCATCTACAGGCAGAAGGACAGCTCGTTCATGGAGCTTCTGAACAGGGTCCGGAACAAGGAATATACCGGCGCGGACCTGGCCACGTTGAACAGGAGGGTCCAAAGAGGCGCCTCCGTCTCCGGCAAGGACGCGACGGTGACCCTGACGACGACGAACGTACTTGCTAACAGGATAAACCGGGAGCGCCTGTCGGAGCTCCCCGGCAGGGAGATAGTGTACGAGGCGGCGGCGACCGGGAAGTTCGAAGAGTCGGCATACCCGGCAGACGCGGCCCTCAGGCTTAAGGAGGGCGCGCAGGTGATACTGATAAAGAACGACCCCGACAGGCAGTGGGTGAACGGGACGCTCGCGAAGGTCGTGGCCCTGTCGGACGATTCGATAGTCGTCGATATAAACGGACGCACATGCGACGTCCCCGTAGTCAAGTGGCAGAAGATAGAGTATAGTTACAACGAAGAGGAAGATAAGATAGAGGACGAGGTCGTCGGGGTATTCGAGCAGTATCCCATAAAGCTGGCCTGGGCCATAACGATACATAAGAGCCAGGGCCAGACGTTCGATAAGGTCGTGATCGATCTCGGTAACGGGGCGTTCACCCACGGCCAGTTATATGTGGCGCTCAGCAGGTGCACCTCCCTGGACGGCATAACGTTCAAGCGGCCGGTGACCGGGAGCGACATCATATTCGACCGCCGTATATATGAGTTCAGGGACAAGTTTGAAGAACTGGTTTAAAAGGATAAAGGATATATGAAGATATTGCGGCCGCTGGTGATACTCGACCTGGAGACGACCGGCACATGGGTCGAAAAAGACAGGATCGTTGAGATAGGCCTGATCAAGCTTATGCCGGGCGGGGCAAGGACCGATTACATAAGGCGCGTCAACCCTGGTATCCCCATACCCCCGAACGTCAGCCGCATCACCAATATCACGGACGCCGACGTCAGGGACAAGCCGGCCTTCAGGGAGATAGCGGGGGAGGCCCTGTCGTTCCTGGGGGACTCCGACCTCGCGGGTTTTAATATACTG
Proteins encoded:
- a CDS encoding MEDS domain-containing protein, with the translated sequence MDRHICMFYETEKDLCQIAASFFRTGVENNELCVWVVPPYMGIEGAKKSLGAEIEDLDAHIRKGRMKFMNSTDVYNGPDGISPDKLLDGLTRMERDALEKGFSALRISGDASWLPEVNWEKFVDYERRVNELLKEKKITALCTFPMQKLDLHNIFTMKLYHGVTITNQSGHIEYSKNY
- a CDS encoding protease inhibitor I42 family protein, encoding MTMNMILGRRAKMTIAFLAAALTALTTLTLLSFAADKDEEKENPNIALTISQRPYQEFAIKLKANHSRGYKWVLDKNFDRKLLEPLGTEFVRPKGGMEGADGTEVWSFRALGEGETVLSFKFAKPSQKELPATKTAVYTVKVKTPAPQ
- a CDS encoding PEP-CTERM sorting domain-containing protein yields the protein MNIRGMAVAVFLIAAMILGSHAAEASVLDFETGSQSGETVIFNNQGYGGFTWDENFYFINESGFYGNDPINFPSYDHAVYNGNGILVSTVTRSSNFDFIGASFIPWLSQNQIYDYSSTTITMKGYNGSDLVGEVTHSLTDSFVYCAANFSGIDRLEFIATENPAPHAPLYENERWWLMDDFTYTAYDTGGDVVPEPATMALFGIGGAVAAFIRKKKRV
- a CDS encoding PEP-CTERM sorting domain-containing protein — encoded protein: MKKGLIVIGLIVSVILSVGPAKAAVIVDTGSVSDPLNGGPILVGNVPGYSYFQWLAGKFTLGQTYTVTDIQGWISTGYSNSLASKLTLVVYGDGGTVPNKSNELYSGLFDLPGTTTIAHNWYGVSGLSLTLGPGSYWAAFETRQGYMYDGYMQHPVPNPLSGYAVAYPSYPNYNSYANANFGLKVQGVPGQSPVVPEPATMALFGIGGAAAAFMKRQKRT
- a CDS encoding AAA family ATPase, which codes for MRPYIDKVTAEDHLPEDLEMNDEFKSAFNIMENTRQCIFITGKAGTGKSTLLRYFKAHTGKKIIVLAPTGVAAINVSGQTIHSFFRLPPKIIHKDTIKRLRDRTLIENLDMVIIDEVSMVRADVMDGIDYALRLNRGRMKDPFGGVQMVFFGDLFQLSPVVEDEAKEVMGELYPSPYFFSARAFDDLYIRLIELSSIYRQKDSSFMELLNRVRNKEYTGADLATLNRRVQRGASVSGKDATVTLTTTNVLANRINRERLSELPGREIVYEAAATGKFEESAYPADAALRLKEGAQVILIKNDPDRQWVNGTLAKVVALSDDSIVVDINGRTCDVPVVKWQKIEYSYNEEEDKIEDEVVGVFEQYPIKLAWAITIHKSQGQTFDKVVIDLGNGAFTHGQLYVALSRCTSLDGITFKRPVTGSDIIFDRRIYEFRDKFEELV